A stretch of Comamonadaceae bacterium M7527 DNA encodes these proteins:
- a CDS encoding ABC transporter ATP-binding protein, which translates to MTATPKLAVHDLLFGWTADEPIIHVQSLHLGAGDTAVVHGPSGCGKSTLLSLLTGVLPLQRGEVWIAQEALHGLKPAAADALRRRHVGYVFQQFNLLPYLSAQDNMLLPWRMRDAQGRRHEQVGERMRRLCDAFALSQSLWAQPAGNLSVGQQQRVAAIRALLLQPALLVADEPTSALDAANSRALMQVLVQQAKDSGSALLVVSHDAALLPLFDQCIDFNAHVRATTKQGVTA; encoded by the coding sequence ATGACCGCCACACCCAAACTGGCCGTGCATGACCTGCTGTTTGGCTGGACGGCTGATGAACCTATTATTCATGTGCAGTCGCTGCACCTGGGTGCGGGCGACACCGCTGTGGTGCACGGGCCCAGCGGCTGCGGCAAGAGCACGTTGCTGTCGCTGTTGACAGGCGTGCTGCCCCTGCAGCGCGGTGAAGTCTGGATTGCCCAAGAGGCCTTGCATGGCCTCAAACCTGCGGCGGCTGATGCACTAAGGCGCAGGCATGTGGGCTATGTGTTTCAGCAGTTCAACTTGCTGCCTTATCTCAGTGCCCAAGACAATATGCTGCTGCCGTGGCGTATGCGGGACGCGCAAGGACGGCGCCATGAACAAGTGGGCGAGCGCATGCGTCGTTTGTGCGACGCATTTGCCTTGTCGCAGTCTTTATGGGCGCAGCCTGCGGGCAACCTGTCTGTGGGCCAGCAGCAGCGCGTGGCAGCCATTCGGGCGTTGCTGTTGCAGCCCGCTTTGCTGGTGGCAGATGAGCCCACCTCGGCGCTTGATGCGGCCAACAGCCGCGCCCTGATGCAGGTGCTGGTGCAGCAAGCCAAAGACAGCGGCTCGGCCTTGCTGGTGGTCAGCCACGACGCCGCACTGCTGCCTTTGTTTGACCAATGCATTGACTTTAATGCGCATGTGCGTGCGACCACAAAGCAGGGGGTAACAGCATGA
- the arsH gene encoding arsenical resistance protein ArsH, with protein MTDLPQLVAQCFDIPTPDKLASPGNVHHAPRILLMYGSLRERSFSKLLTYEAARLLEAMGAQTKVFDPTGLPQPDGAPDTHPKVQELRSLATWCEGMVWCSPERHGAMTGIMKSQIDWIPLSVGAVRPTQGKTLAVMQVSGGSQSFNAVNQLRILGRWMRMITIPNQSSVAKAFLEFDDNNRMKPSSYFDRVVDVMEELMKFTLLTRHASPYLVDRYSERKETAAELSARVNKA; from the coding sequence ATGACCGACCTACCCCAGCTTGTGGCGCAGTGCTTTGACATACCCACACCAGACAAACTCGCCAGCCCTGGCAACGTCCACCATGCGCCGCGCATTTTGCTCATGTACGGCTCGCTGCGCGAGCGCTCTTTCAGCAAATTGCTAACCTACGAGGCGGCGCGCTTGCTAGAAGCCATGGGTGCGCAAACAAAGGTGTTTGACCCCACTGGCTTGCCACAACCAGACGGTGCGCCAGACACCCACCCCAAAGTCCAAGAGCTGCGATCACTGGCCACGTGGTGTGAAGGCATGGTGTGGTGCTCACCCGAGCGTCACGGCGCCATGACTGGCATCATGAAAAGCCAGATTGACTGGATACCGCTGTCTGTTGGCGCCGTGCGCCCCACTCAAGGCAAAACACTGGCGGTAATGCAAGTCAGCGGCGGCTCACAGTCGTTTAACGCCGTCAACCAGTTGCGCATATTGGGCCGCTGGATGCGCATGATCACCATCCCCAACCAAAGCTCTGTGGCTAAGGCGTTTTTGGAGTTTGACGACAACAACCGCATGAAGCCGTCCAGCTACTTTGACCGCGTGGTAGATGTTATGGAAGAGCTGATGAAGTTCACCCTGCTCACCCGCCATGCGTCGCCCTACCTGGTAGACCGCTACAGCGAGCGCAAAGAGACCGCGGCTGAATTATCGGCACGCGTTAACAAAGCCTAA
- a CDS encoding FKBP-type peptidyl-prolyl cis-trans isomerase — MNTTSTGLQYKDTTVGTGDTAALGQDVVVHYTGWLYEGGEQGAKFDSSKDRGDPFVFALGAGMVIKGWDEGVAGMQVGGARTLIIPPELGYGARGAGGVIPPNATLKFDVELLAVQG, encoded by the coding sequence ATGAACACGACTTCTACCGGCTTGCAATACAAAGACACCACGGTGGGCACAGGCGACACCGCAGCATTAGGCCAAGACGTGGTGGTGCACTACACGGGCTGGCTTTACGAGGGCGGCGAGCAAGGCGCCAAGTTTGACTCAAGCAAAGACCGTGGTGACCCCTTTGTATTTGCGCTGGGCGCTGGCATGGTGATCAAAGGTTGGGATGAGGGCGTGGCCGGTATGCAAGTGGGCGGTGCGCGCACCCTCATCATTCCGCCAGAGTTGGGCTACGGCGCGCGTGGTGCCGGTGGTGTTATTCCGCCCAACGCCACACTGAAGTTTGACGTCGAGTTGTTGGCGGTACAGGGCTAA
- a CDS encoding DUF3299 domain-containing protein, with protein sequence MMNNRRITLRLGAGVLAAYLTASACAVLPLAAQAQAVQELSWDELVPTGWKPSPHLQMLANKISSLIDDSPAANSYMAALRKEWDNAPTRTDLDGKRIKIPGFVVAIDTDVGSKQSFLLVPYFGACVHTPPPPANQIILVRPGKPVDFPTMETVWVQGIIKAHRSTNGESVTGYEVEQAEVVLYRE encoded by the coding sequence ATGATGAATAACCGCCGGATAACGTTGCGCCTGGGCGCGGGTGTTCTTGCAGCCTATCTGACGGCATCTGCCTGCGCCGTCTTGCCGCTGGCAGCGCAGGCCCAAGCCGTGCAGGAGCTGAGCTGGGACGAGTTGGTGCCCACAGGCTGGAAGCCCAGTCCGCACCTGCAAATGTTGGCCAACAAGATATCGTCACTGATAGACGACTCACCGGCTGCCAACAGCTACATGGCAGCGCTGCGCAAGGAATGGGACAACGCGCCCACGCGCACGGACCTGGACGGCAAGCGCATCAAAATACCTGGCTTTGTGGTGGCCATTGACACCGATGTGGGCAGCAAACAGTCCTTTTTGCTGGTGCCTTATTTCGGTGCCTGCGTGCACACGCCGCCGCCGCCGGCCAACCAAATCATTCTTGTGCGCCCTGGCAAGCCGGTTGACTTTCCCACCATGGAGACGGTGTGGGTGCAAGGCATCATCAAGGCGCACCGGTCAACCAACGGCGAGAGCGTGACAGGCTATGAGGTAGAGCAAGCCGAGGTGGTGTTGTACCGCGAGTAG
- a CDS encoding cupin domain-containing protein — MLLNDDYTQRVVLNSHALEWVASPHAGVERRMLERIGGEVAKATSIVRYAPGASFEAHTHDLGEEILVLSGVLSDEYGDYPEGTYIMNPPGSSHAPRTEQGCELFVKLRHLGPDQQQREVVHTNAAQWLQGMVEGLHVMPLMTQGLGSTLVRWAPQTYFNPHRHFGGEEIFVVRGVFEDEHGRYPQGTWIRGPHMSMHQPFSKEGCTIFVKTGHLHTD, encoded by the coding sequence ATGCTGCTGAACGACGACTACACACAGCGCGTGGTGCTGAACAGCCACGCGCTGGAGTGGGTGGCCAGCCCGCACGCCGGTGTTGAGCGGCGCATGCTTGAGCGCATAGGAGGTGAGGTGGCCAAGGCCACTTCTATTGTTCGCTATGCGCCTGGCGCGTCGTTTGAGGCCCACACCCATGACTTGGGCGAAGAAATACTGGTGCTAAGCGGTGTGCTCAGTGACGAGTACGGCGACTACCCAGAGGGCACTTACATCATGAACCCGCCCGGTTCGTCACATGCGCCGCGTACTGAGCAGGGCTGTGAGCTGTTTGTCAAGCTGCGCCACTTGGGCCCGGACCAACAGCAGCGCGAAGTGGTGCACACCAACGCGGCCCAGTGGTTGCAGGGTATGGTGGAGGGCTTGCACGTGATGCCGCTGATGACGCAAGGCCTGGGCTCAACGCTTGTGCGCTGGGCGCCGCAAACTTATTTCAACCCGCATAGGCACTTTGGCGGCGAGGAGATTTTTGTGGTGCGTGGCGTGTTTGAAGACGAGCATGGCCGCTACCCCCAAGGCACCTGGATAAGAGGCCCGCACATGAGCATGCACCAGCCTTTTAGCAAAGAGGGTTGCACCATTTTTGTGAAAACGGGCCATTTGCACACCGATTAA
- a CDS encoding ABC transporter permease — protein MSKLGLWLQLAMHSAWSRRVSMGLVAASIALATTLVLAIHQVGADARSSFSRAVSGVDLIVGAKASPIELLLNTVFQIGRGTAVLPEQTGERLRAIDGVDWVVPVAMGDFVRRQPVVATTPAYFEHVRAAGQALSLAHGVLFNVPTDVVLGAAAAHKLGLGVGSAVMFSHGTFGGLAKRHDHVSFKVSGILAPTGAPIDQAVWVSLAGFQAAHTGGAANSFEGLMQQATQRQGMQVNAWLLGLTSPAKVFAVRRTVQGIDSPALSAVMPGVALDELWQTLGIVESTLRAVAWLVAVGAGLALAATLLMSLQTRKREIAVLRATGASSGGLMVMVLAEALLTFVLGTAAGIALLHVCIAVGSEWLGTATGVVLTHSWVSAQTVFVLAGLLVIAVASALLPAWLSTRSSLGEALNPRSSG, from the coding sequence ATGAGCAAACTTGGTTTGTGGCTGCAACTTGCGATGCACAGCGCGTGGTCTAGGCGCGTTTCTATGGGTTTGGTGGCCGCGTCCATTGCATTGGCGACCACGCTTGTATTGGCCATTCACCAGGTGGGGGCCGATGCGCGCAGTAGTTTCTCCAGGGCAGTGTCTGGGGTTGACTTGATCGTAGGGGCCAAAGCCAGCCCTATTGAGCTGTTGCTCAATACCGTGTTTCAAATTGGACGGGGCACGGCGGTGTTGCCCGAGCAAACGGGTGAGCGCTTGCGTGCCATAGATGGTGTGGACTGGGTTGTGCCTGTTGCCATGGGTGACTTTGTGCGCCGCCAGCCTGTGGTGGCCACCACGCCGGCCTACTTTGAGCACGTGCGTGCAGCGGGTCAAGCCCTGTCACTGGCTCACGGTGTGCTGTTTAACGTGCCTACCGATGTGGTGCTGGGTGCTGCGGCTGCACACAAACTGGGCCTGGGCGTTGGCAGTGCGGTGATGTTTTCGCACGGTACTTTTGGCGGCTTGGCCAAGCGCCACGATCACGTCAGCTTTAAGGTCAGCGGCATTCTGGCGCCAACTGGCGCGCCTATTGACCAGGCGGTGTGGGTGTCGCTGGCAGGGTTTCAGGCAGCACACACGGGCGGCGCGGCCAATAGCTTTGAGGGGCTGATGCAGCAGGCCACGCAGCGTCAGGGCATGCAAGTGAATGCATGGCTACTGGGGCTGACAAGCCCTGCCAAAGTATTTGCGGTGCGCCGCACGGTGCAGGGCATTGACTCACCAGCGCTGAGCGCCGTGATGCCAGGCGTGGCCCTGGATGAGTTGTGGCAAACGCTTGGCATTGTCGAGTCGACCCTGCGCGCAGTGGCTTGGCTGGTGGCGGTGGGTGCAGGGCTTGCGCTGGCGGCTACGCTGTTGATGTCCTTACAAACGCGCAAGCGTGAAATAGCGGTGCTTCGCGCCACAGGCGCATCGTCTGGCGGTCTTATGGTGATGGTGCTGGCTGAGGCCTTGCTAACCTTTGTGCTGGGTACGGCCGCCGGCATTGCGCTGCTGCACGTTTGCATTGCTGTGGGCAGTGAGTGGCTGGGAACGGCCACGGGTGTGGTGTTGACGCACAGCTGGGTCAGTGCCCAAACGGTTTTTGTGTTGGCAGGCTTGCTGGTGATTGCTGTGGCGAGTGCGTTGCTGCCAGCATGGCTAAGCACGCGCAGCTCGCTGGGCGAGGCGCTTAATCCAAGGAGTAGTGGATGA
- a CDS encoding arsenate reductase ArsC — MNESKPINVLFLCTHNSARSILAEACLNSMGTGRFKAFSAGSSPRANQQPNPMALEALRKAGMSVDGLASKSWDVFAQAGAPVMDLVITVCDNAAGEVCPFWPGQPATAHWGYADPSEVQGSDEAKAEAFKQTLHAIKRRMDLLVNLPASKLDKLLIEQSARDLAQSD, encoded by the coding sequence GTGAACGAGAGCAAGCCCATCAACGTTTTGTTTTTATGCACGCACAATTCCGCACGCAGCATATTGGCGGAAGCCTGTTTGAACAGCATGGGGACGGGGCGGTTTAAAGCGTTTTCTGCGGGCAGCAGCCCACGTGCCAACCAGCAGCCCAATCCCATGGCCTTGGAGGCTTTGCGCAAGGCTGGTATGTCGGTGGACGGTTTGGCCAGCAAAAGCTGGGACGTGTTTGCGCAGGCAGGTGCGCCTGTCATGGACTTGGTGATTACGGTGTGCGACAACGCCGCCGGTGAGGTTTGCCCGTTTTGGCCAGGCCAGCCTGCTACTGCACATTGGGGCTATGCAGATCCGTCTGAGGTGCAGGGCTCGGATGAGGCAAAGGCAGAGGCTTTCAAACAAACGCTGCATGCCATCAAGAGACGCATGGATTTGTTGGTGAATTTGCCAGCTTCGAAGCTGGACAAATTGCTGATTGAGCAATCCGCGCGGGATTTGGCCCAGTCTGATTGA
- a CDS encoding DUF2796 domain-containing protein, whose amino-acid sequence MTKQFVACALVCAFPLTSLASERHVHGQSNIELVVSGANLSLRWDMPLDTLVGFEHQAENKAQREALANAQAQLTKAGQWLKPTPAAQCVVASVDVDVPGVEVHEHEAHADHADHDGQAMHADAQWLVSWRCAKPQALQSVELLAMKQWPGMQTVLVQGVVNGRQFARDVRAPARLLALP is encoded by the coding sequence ATGACGAAACAATTTGTGGCGTGTGCTTTGGTGTGCGCCTTTCCGCTGACAAGCCTTGCCAGTGAGCGCCATGTACATGGCCAGTCAAACATTGAGTTGGTGGTATCTGGCGCCAACCTGTCGCTGCGCTGGGACATGCCTCTGGATACCCTGGTGGGCTTTGAGCATCAAGCTGAAAACAAGGCGCAGCGTGAGGCGCTGGCCAATGCGCAAGCGCAGTTGACAAAGGCTGGGCAGTGGCTTAAGCCCACGCCTGCGGCGCAATGTGTGGTGGCGTCGGTAGACGTTGATGTGCCAGGGGTTGAGGTCCATGAGCATGAAGCGCATGCAGACCATGCAGACCATGACGGCCAAGCCATGCATGCTGATGCGCAGTGGCTGGTTTCTTGGCGCTGCGCCAAGCCTCAAGCGCTGCAAAGCGTTGAGCTGCTGGCCATGAAGCAGTGGCCTGGCATGCAGACTGTGTTGGTGCAAGGTGTGGTTAACGGCAGGCAATTTGCGCGTGATGTGCGCGCACCTGCAAGACTGCTTGCCTTGCCATGA